In a genomic window of Urocitellus parryii isolate mUroPar1 chromosome 11, mUroPar1.hap1, whole genome shotgun sequence:
- the LOC113177590 gene encoding vomeronasal type-1 receptor 90-like, whose translation MKITNKLYDYIGIRNAFFSEVGLGISANSILLLFHILTFLLQHRLKPTDLIIGLLALIHRGMMTIWGYIATDVALSQDFWDDIKCKSVIYLHRFLRGFSICATCLLSVLQAITLSPRSSCLAKFKHKSPQHTLCVLVFLWAFYMSLSAHFSLSSNAIHNVTSNVIVFITEPCKIVQMSYFFRHLFSVLGVFRDVFLIGLMALSSGYMVALLCRHRRHVQHLHNNRLSPKASPVQRATWTILLLMSLFVLMYCLDSIFSSSRTTGNNDPVYYYIHMMVANGYATTSPMLLICTEKQIINFLKYLWVKIAHT comes from the coding sequence ATGAAAATCACCAACAAACTCTATGATTATATTGGCataagaaatgcatttttctctGAAGTTGGCCTTGGGATCTCAGCCAATTCCATCCTCCTTCTCTTCCACATCCTCACATTCCTCCTCCAGCACAGGCTCAAGCCCACTGACCTGATAATTGGTCTCTTGGCCCTAATCCACAGAGGGATGATGACAATTTGGGGGTACATAGCTACAGATGTTGCTCTTTCTCAGGATTTTTGGGATGACATCAAGTGTAAATCGGTCATCTACTTGCACAGGTTTCTGAGGGGCTTCTCCATTTGTGCCACCTGCCTGCTGAGTGTCCTCCAGGCCAtcaccctcagccccagaagCTCCTGCTTGGCCAAGTTCAAACATAAGTCCCCACAGCATACCCTGTGTGTCCTTGTTTTCCTGTGGGCCTTCTACATGTCCTTGAGTGCTCACTTCTCCTTGTCCTCTAATGCCATTCACAATGTAACCTCAAATGTCATTGTCTTTATTACTGAACCCTGCAAAATTGTTCAAATGAGTTACTTCTTCaggcatttattttctgtattaggTGTATTCCGGGATGTCTTTCTCATAGGGTTAATGGCTCTTTCAAGTGGGTACATGGTGGCCCTCTTGTGCAGGCATAGGAGGCATGTCCAGCACCTACACAACAACAGGCTTTCTCCAAAGGCATCCCCTGTGCAGAGGGCCACCTGGACCATCCTGCTGCTCATGAGTTTATTTGTGCTCATGTACTGTTTGGACAGCATCTTCTCCTCCTCAAGAACTACAGGGAACAATGACCCAGTTTATTATTATATCCATATGATGGTGGCCAATGGCTATGCCACAACCAGTCCTATGCTGCTGATCTGCACTGAAAAACAAATCattaactttttgaaatatttgtgggTGAAGATAGCACATACTTAA